From the genome of Astatotilapia calliptera chromosome 3, fAstCal1.2, whole genome shotgun sequence:
AGGTTTCAGAgcccatcacagcacagaaacagcttatttttcttatggcctctgacagtggactcatctctgtgcttgtcctgctagacctcagtgcagcattcgatactgtcgaccataatatcctataaGAGCGATCAGAGCATGCTGTAGGCAtcacaggtactgcgctgcagtggtttgtatcatatctatctaacagactacaatttgttcatgtaaatggagagtcttGTTCACACACTAAttcaaggtcttaaataatcaggccccatcttatcttaatgaccttgtagtaccatatcaccctattagagcacttcgctctcgctctgcaggcctacttgttgttcctagagtatttaaaagtagaatgggagggagagccttcagttttcaggcccctcttctgtggaaccagcttccagtttggattcaggagacagacactatctctactttcaagattaaaacttttctttttgctaaagcatatagttagggctggaccaggtgaccctgaatcctcccttagttatgctgcaataggtgtaggctgccgggggattcccatgatgccttgggtgttttttcttcagtcgcctttctcactcactatgtccTAATACAGCTCtctgcttttattattattattaatctctggctctctttcacagcatgtcttttatccttcCTCCCCCAACCCCCAACCGGTGTTggtagatggctgcccctccctgagcctggttctgctggaggtttcttttcttcctgttaaaagagagtttttcttacccacttttgttttttaatgttttttatgtaTGTCTCTGCATTTCTGAAACTTGACGAGATTTGTTTTAACAGCAGACACCTTGTGTGTAGGTTAGAGGACCTGCTCATTTCTTCATTGACATTACACAGCATAACGCAGACATTGTGGCAGCCGAGGTGCACATACAGCAGTAGTTTACACAAGTCTGTCTGTAAATTAATGCTGCCATCTGCTGCTCATATATGGAAACTCTTACGTTTCAGCTGCCACATACTGTACCTTGACTTAACACTATTAACATTAATTCATTTTTGAAACGGCCACTCACCAAACACTATAACAGTGATTTTGACAGTCCAGTGGAATTTGAATAGGAAATAACTGTAGGCAGAGGCCACACTTAGCaatgtttattttctgagtTAGGGCAAACTGTAATATGACAAATGGATTATTTTACATAGTACCTAGTCGAGTGGCAGCTGAAGTCATGTTATTATGGAGGTATTCCACCCAAGACAACTGGGAACTCCAGAAAGAGGGGTTAGTTAGAGCAGCTTCAAGCTCCTGGTTAAACCTGTTTGATCATTAGATTACGGATGGAAGCCTGAGTCAAGGTTTACTTCAGCTCCTAAAGCTGAGCAGAGCGCATCAGAAAAAGAGTCCTTTGACATAGACTatattattttgaaacaaaatggAGACAAAACACCTGTACTACCACTGCTTCTTCTACTGCTTCAGAGGCATTGgaaatttttttcctttgttaatTATGTGGCCTGACCTACAGAACCCATCTATGATGGTGTGAACGACTTTTTACGCTGGAATGGACAGTAACAAGAGTTATATGTGAGAATAGTTCATTAGGAACCAACAAGGGCTGGAGGAGTTCTGCGAGGGGTCGGAGTTGCTGTTGCTTCTGGCGCAGAATAAACAGACTGCAATATATTCCTTTGCATCTTTGCCTGAGAAGACAAACAACCTAAAGCTGACCCAGCTACCAAGTATACATTGCAAATTTGCGCTAACCGTCACTCTATAGCCAGCTTTGCTTTGTATTCAGGGATTTTCAAAGTGACCTACACAAACTATAGCAACTAGCTGTAAAGGAAATATAATTTCTCTGTGTTGTCCACTATTTAAGAACAGTGATTAACAGCACATTCTTCTTTTGTGGCTTCTGTAAAACTCTTTAACGGATTCTGGCAGAATCATTCATTGTATGCATCAATATATTGTAGTATGAGGAGGAGAATTTCCAGGTCTGTGCAGTAATGCTTCCATCTGCAGGTCACATCCAGAAGCTCTTAGGATCAGCTGGGAGTTAAGATCAGCTCTCAGCTCTCAAATCCACACATAGATTAAGCGTATTCCCACATCTAAAAGAAACTACTGTGTCAAAACACTTTTTAGTCTAAGGCTAGGCCAAACAGAGTCCTAAACTTCAAAGTGAAATTAGGCGAGATCTTGTATTTCTCTAAATGTCAGAGTCACTTtttcctttactttaaaattacCATGATATGAGTAGATTTTGGGTGGCATGGTAGTTggcactgctgcctcacagcaagaaggtcttgaGCTCAATTCCACTATCAGGCCCGGGTCTTTCTgtatggagtttgcatgttctcccggAGTTTGTGGAGTCTCTcggggtactctggcttcctcctgcagtccaaagacatgaagTTGGTGGGGATTGGTTAACCTGGCAACCTgtacagggtgtaccctgccacTCACCCTAAGACATCTGTGACAGACGTcagatatatatattatatatatatatatagatatatatatagatatattgccgacatgtggccaacagtaatgttttaatgttcttcattattaaacattcgcacataaataagtgacgtcatattcagtacttacttttgacagGTCACTCTTCGGCCACTCCTTTCTGCCATATTTTgcagcaaaattatccacacccaccgcactatgaattgtgggatatatgggaccacgaagcgtgcaccggaccatgcttgatatttggggaaatcgaaggcgcatttggagtatgcatttgaagtacacatcgaattgggacagccgtcgtcgcgtggtggtgacgtaatcgcactcaaaatgcgtacttcaaacgtgcggtctcttaattgggacacagccataaTGTCAGAGACGCTATAGAACAGTGGttggcaactccaggcctcaagggccagtgtcctgcaggttttatatatcaccctgggtcagcacacctgaatcaaatgattagttcattaccaggcctctggagaacttcaagacatgttgaggaggtaatatagccatttgaatcagctgtgttggatcaaggacacatctaaggctacgttcacactgcaggtgaaagCGCATGAaatacgatttttttttttaccctattcgacccatatccgatcatggtatggcagtgccctcgaggcctggagttgcgcACCCCTGCTATCCGGTcattaagtctgacgtcactagccgtgtctggccctaaactccgctgcaggtccatatatcaaacgatcactatggcattactgagagttgaaaaactgtctaaagtctttcatctttaataaaatgatcagcgttcttctctaccaggtgtaacaattgagtttagcatccaggcatccatgaaaacggaatttatgacatttaacggagttagaagttagcagggagttagctcgctagcttctatctaaatacaatatagcatgtcctgactgcggggttttggaaacaaattaaaacgtacagctctgttatcacttccaacataaatgaagacagaaaactaaacagcagtgacgtttgtagggttactgaagttgggctagctggtatataatgatgtgctacgtgaccgctagcgacacagctatgttagcataatataaacaagctaactttttttccactcgataaaagttaacgtgagtgttctcagtggtcaggaacaaatgtaatcgcatggcaggatgctgtaaaaggaccaaacttcagccaggagaacaactgagataatccatccacaatacgaggttagtcattcatatactgctgcatgggctgggctgtagttacagcctaaggttttaaaaactgagcttaaataaatgattagcggtaataaaagccgagggaggtaaacagtgatcactgactgttttaggagctttttgagatcaaatagaagaaaatacataacattaaacatgttaacaacacaaaagccatattaaacgcagactactttaggcctggaagtaggattcgtcgcgtcatcactgaacaaccggatagaagGACAGGACACCTGCCCTGGGATCCACATATACTCCTATGCAGCAGATTTAACAGACAcactgctgtttgtagattacagctcagcattcaataccatcgttccctcgaagctggacaggaaactgcaggatctaggactgagcagctccctctgcagctggatccttagcttcctgtctgacagacgccaagtggtcagactgggcagcatcacctcatcccccatcacactgaacactggtgctccacagggatgtgtactgagccctctcctatactcactctacacctacgactgcacggccactaacaactccaacatcattgtgaagtttgcggacgacactacagtggtgggtcttatcaccaatggtgatgagacggcttacagggaggaggtcagcgccctgacccactggtgtcaagacaaccatctcaccctcaacatcgcaaagacaaaggagttgatagtggacttccggaggtgcagagaagtacacacccccatcaccatcaacggcgctgctgtggagagagtgagcagcttccactTCCTTGgggtacatctggctgaggatcttacgtggtcagtacacacaaacaaaacagtgaagaaggcgcagcagcgcctcttctttctcaggagattgAAAAGATTTGGCTCGAGCCCctgcatcctcaggaccttctatcactgtgccattgagagcatcctcactggatgcatcaccacctggtacggcaacagcaccgcctacaactgcaaagctctccagagagtagtgcggtgctctgaacggataattggaggtgagcttccctccctccaagacatctacaggaagcgctgcctgaggaaagcggggaggatcatcaaggactccagtcaccccagccataaactgttcagactgcttccatcaggaaggaggttctgcagcatccggtcccgtaccagcagactgagagacagctttttccatcaggccatcagactgctgaacacgtcatagacacctcagcttcactactggaacttcaacattatgcactccatactgtacagtaacgccactgttttgcacatgtctcaactctgtatatttttataattttttttattgtttactctattaaatttgtaaaatatgtatacacacacacacacacacacacacacacacacacacacacacgcagaaaaacatatttagtatacacatccagaaatgcatatactgtatgcatatatatatattgtacatatatttattagtttcagatgtagccattcttgtattttgcttgtttacattattgtattttgcacaactctgttgcttgtgaagctcgcacacaagaatttcactcacatgtgctgtaccaatgtacctgcacatgtgatgtgacaataaaagtgatttgatttgatttgatttagtactgtgtgtaaaatgccatcaaaaagtcaattaagttttattctttctcacctgtctttctatctcctttcactttttaaaggttgccatgttagaaaaaatatcttgccctgccatgctgtttattgatgtggcaaatgaatggtttatgaaaatatatctaaatctgtcatcagtaatcagtaatgatcatgtctcacctctagtcttctctgtcttaatttcaggttttcaccatgtgttgtagatggttcaggaggttaactcaACCAAGCAGTCTACTTTCgggtactgtttagaataccagaatagggaggatggtgtaggtttaagtttattagactgatACTGTGAAATGCACTTCACACACGCACAGTTCTTTGTCGCCAGAGCGCAGACATAACGGCCCGTTtttaacgggctggggaaacgtGGAATAAAACACGAGGGGAAACAAGGCACAGGAACTCAGATCTATATGActacagatacacagagggagacacaggagcaaagacacaggaaatctaacaaccaaaaaataaacataaaaacctaGTGATTCAGACTAAACTTTAAAGTAACAAGGTGGACTCAAACCATAATACAAAAggacaaaacacaagaaactgaaaccgctgggtcataagacccaggatcatgacacatGTCATATCTGTGGTCATCACAAGTGTTACAAACACAATAACGAATCAATAAAATGTGGCATGTCCTGATTTAATACATGGATGGCCTGACTGAGGGTAGAAGCTCCTCTTCAGCCTCTCTGTTCTTGCCCAGATGGTGGGGAACCTTCTGCAGATGGTGTAGAAACTGGACCGGTTTATTGCTGGGGTGGAAAGGGTCCTTTAGTATCTGAGCTGGGTTATCTTTTGGTGTAAATGTCCGGTAGGGAGGGGAGAGCAgccctgcagcagcgttctgctgtacagaTCACTCTCTGAAGAGCTTTTTTGTCCTagacacagctgttcccaaaccaggatgCGacgttctgtgtgaggatgctctctaCAGTGCCTGTATAGAAAGTCCTGAGGATCactggagagaccctgaacttcctcagttgtcatAGGTGGTATAAGCACTGCCACAAATTCCTTTTTAACATTCAATAATTATTgttaaacatgatttttttctaaGAATGTACAActgattttatattattatggGTGTACTGAACGCATCATTACAGTTTTcttaaaatgcttaaaaagtgaaaggaagaAGTAAAAAATGATtgagaaaagaaatgattgaGAAAGTTCATGAATGATTCATACAGTGTGACAGAAAACCTCACAGTATAAACCGTACAAAACTAATCTCACATTTTGATTAATAATACATGTGCAAACACTGGCATTCATTATGACTGATGCTACTGATTTCTAGTTCCTGTGCACAAAGAAATCTATCAGATTTTAATCAATATTTCATGTTTCCCCGTGACACTTGGCTTAAGATGATGGCATTTGATCAGTGAGTAAAGGAAAGAACAAGATGGGTTCACAAACCAATGAAGACGGTCTATTTTATCTCATTAAATGTAGCAGTGTTGTCAGCCCAAAAACTCTTCCAAATCCACAGTCCAGCATAGAGCGGCTtagtgaatgtggtctggactctgtggaggaggGCCATGGTGtcagagacgctgtagaaagaaagaacacCTGCTCTGGGATCCACGTACACTCCTACTTTGGAGGACAGAGGGCCTGAGAGGGGAGTTGTGATTTTATTGTATCTGAATTTGTAGCAGTCACCGTAACACTCTAATGCCCAGGATTTATTGTTACTTCCAAAATCACTTTGatccagtttatttttattcttgtacGTCACGGCTACTGAAAGGCCTTTCCCTTTCATCTCCACTTCCCAGTAACAAGGTCCAATCAGACTCTCCTTACTCAGGACCTGCTGGTAGTTGGAAAACCTGTCCCTTTTTTTATATCCAGGATAGATATTTGGATTTGGAGCACTGTCTGATACGGTTCTGTTCTGATTAGACAGGAAGAGATTTTTGTGGACTGTATCTGGGTCGATCGTCAGTTGAcatgaatgttttaaaaagtcatcTCTGGTCTTAGGTTCAATTTGTGGCAATAAAACATCCACTGATCTCACTGTCAGAGTGATCTTCCTCCATTCCTCACTTAGAAATGCTTTGAGATTTTCTCTGGCTTCTAACATTGCTGTTTGCAGATCCTCAAAGTACTTAACTTGACACATTTTAAAGCTTGGTGAATCTGTATATTCACTGAGTTTTGACATCATGGAGTAACTTAGTAGAAATTCGGTGTGGTCCTCTGTGCCTGAAAGCTGCTTCagctcctcttctttcctcctcAGCTCAGTGATCTCCTGCTCCAGATTATTCTGAAGCTCCATGACTCGACTctcttcagtttcctgctgggatttgATCTGCTGCTTTAGATTTGAGCCTTTTTCTTTAATGTAACTCAACAGCTCATCGATGATGGCATCACTGTCTTCAATTGTTTTATCAGCAGACAGTTTGATCCCCTCCATCTCTTTCTCAAGCACTTCACCTTCCTCCATTCTGGTCTGAATTTTCTTCTGGACTTCCTGCAGATTCATCTTAAGgtctttctctttgtctgcCCTTTCAACTTCAACTGGAACTGTTACATGGCGTTTATGTTTGTCCAGGCAGCAGACATAACAGATACACTGCTGATCAGTAATGCAGaacatcttcatcacctcattATGAGTTGAACAGATGTTCCCTTTCAGCCTGTTCGATGGTTTGACCAGCTTGTGTTTGTCAAAGGCAGAGGAGTCATAGTGAGGCTGGAGGTGTTGCTCACAGTAAGAAACCAAACATACCAGACAGGACTTCACTGCTTTCAGCTTCTCTTcagtgcagacatcacaggaaacatcttcaggtccagcatagcaGAGATCAGCTGAAGCAGCTTGGTGTCCAGATATCTTCAAGTCCTCTACTAACTCTGCTAACATGCTGTTTTTCTCCAGCTCAGGCCTCGATATGAAACTCTTTGTGCACTGAGGACAGCTGTAGGCTCCTTTTGGATCCTCATTATTCCATTGTCCTTTAATACAGCTCATACAGTAGTTGTGTCCACAGGGAATAGTCACCGGCTCCTTCAGTAGATCCCGACAGACTGAACAGTGGAATTTTACTGACTTGCTTCCTTGTTGTGCCATTCTGTGTGATGAGGTGAATGCCAAATAGTTTCACTGTGAAAAGAAGACGGATGTATCAGGTCATTCCAGAAAGGCATACGTCACACTCTTAATTATCCACCCACTATCTTCTGGTTATTCAAAGTTGGTCCACAGTGACATCAGGCTATTCCAGGTTTTCGGGTCCAACTGAGGGATCCCAAAGTATTCTCAGACCACACAAGACATATAATCTCTGCAGCAGGTTCTGGCTCTACTCCAGAAAGCCCTCAAAACCATACAGCATACTTTGCAAGTTTGAACAAACTGCCTTCCCACAGGTCTGCTTCATATTCTGGGATATGCAGAGTAAGCTACACAAACTACAGCAACTAGct
Proteins encoded in this window:
- the LOC113019079 gene encoding tripartite motif-containing protein 16-like; its protein translation is MAQQGSKSVKFHCSVCRDLLKEPVTIPCGHNYCMSCIKGQWNNEDPKGAYSCPQCTKSFISRPELEKNSMLAELVEDLKISGHQAASADLCYAGPEDVSCDVCTEEKLKAVKSCLVCLVSYCEQHLQPHYDSSAFDKHKLVKPSNRLKGNICSTHNEVMKMFCITDQQCICYVCCLDKHKRHVTVPVEVERADKEKDLKMNLQEVQKKIQTRMEEGEVLEKEMEGIKLSADKTIEDSDAIIDELLSYIKEKGSNLKQQIKSQQETEESRVMELQNNLEQEITELRRKEEELKQLSGTEDHTEFLLSYSMMSKLSEYTDSPSFKMCQVKYFEDLQTAMLEARENLKAFLSEEWRKITLTVRSVDVLLPQIEPKTRDDFLKHSCQLTIDPDTVHKNLFLSNQNRTVSDSAPNPNIYPGYKKRDRFSNYQQVLSKESLIGPCYWEVEMKGKGLSVAVTYKNKNKLDQSDFGSNNKSWALECYGDCYKFRYNKITTPLSGPLSSKVGVYVDPRAGVLSFYSVSDTMALLHRVQTTFTKPLYAGLWIWKSFWADNTATFNEIK